A part of Thermotoga petrophila RKU-1 genomic DNA contains:
- a CDS encoding cysteine hydrolase family protein, whose protein sequence is MRALLVIDLQRDFVDRGGALYFEGAEKVIDPILKWVEEFKKENLPIITTQDWHDPEDREFSLWPKHCVANTDGARLTEKLEKALEDYPNHFSVKKNRYSAFYNTNLEKIIRDNEIDEVYVCGVVTHICVLFTVEELRNRDIPVKIITEGVASYDEELHRFALREMKEILGAEFI, encoded by the coding sequence GTGAGAGCCCTTCTTGTGATAGACCTTCAGAGAGATTTCGTGGACAGAGGAGGTGCTCTTTACTTCGAAGGAGCAGAGAAGGTGATCGATCCCATTTTGAAGTGGGTTGAAGAGTTCAAAAAGGAGAACCTCCCCATCATCACCACCCAAGACTGGCATGATCCTGAAGACAGAGAATTCAGCCTCTGGCCGAAACACTGTGTTGCGAACACCGATGGTGCAAGACTCACCGAAAAGCTCGAGAAAGCCCTGGAAGACTATCCCAATCACTTCTCTGTGAAGAAAAACCGATACAGTGCCTTCTACAACACGAATCTTGAAAAGATAATCAGAGACAACGAGATAGACGAAGTTTACGTTTGTGGAGTTGTAACACACATCTGTGTGCTCTTCACCGTCGAAGAGTTGAGAAACAGGGATATCCCTGTTAAAATAATCACTGAAGGCGTTGCTTCTTACGATGAAGAGCTTCACCGCTTTGCACTGAGGGAAATGAAAGAAATTTTAGGAGCAGAATTCATTTGA
- the pdxT gene encoding pyridoxal 5'-phosphate synthase glutaminase subunit PdxT, which translates to MKIGVLGVQGDVREHVEALHKLGVETLIVKLPEQLDMVDGLILPGGESTTMIRILKEMDMDEKLVERINEGLPVFATCAGVILLAKRIENYSQEKLGVLDITVERNAYGRQVESFETFVEIPAVGKDPFRAIFIRAPKIVETGKNVEILATYDYDPVLVKEGNILACTFHPELTDDLRLHRYFLEMVK; encoded by the coding sequence ATGAAGATAGGTGTTCTGGGTGTTCAGGGAGATGTCAGAGAACACGTGGAAGCTCTCCACAAGCTCGGAGTTGAGACTCTGATAGTGAAACTTCCAGAGCAGCTGGACATGGTGGATGGTCTCATCCTGCCTGGTGGAGAATCGACCACCATGATAAGAATTCTCAAAGAGATGGATATGGATGAAAAGTTGGTGGAAAGAATAAACGAAGGATTACCAGTCTTTGCAACGTGTGCCGGTGTGATCCTTCTCGCAAAGCGCATCGAAAACTACTCCCAGGAAAAACTTGGAGTTTTGGACATAACCGTTGAAAGAAACGCCTACGGAAGACAGGTCGAAAGCTTTGAGACGTTTGTAGAGATACCCGCTGTAGGAAAAGATCCATTCAGAGCCATTTTCATAAGGGCTCCAAAAATTGTTGAAACAGGAAAGAATGTGGAAATTCTGGCAACCTACGACTACGATCCTGTTCTGGTGAAAGAAGGAAATATACTCGCGTGCACGTTTCACCCAGAACTCACCGACGATTTGAGACTGCACAGATACTTCCTGGAGATGGTGAAATGA
- a CDS encoding CheR family methyltransferase, translated as MQEERSEKKIGPFKFQSNFEWKEFPQEEFEWFVKEAEKRFGLNLSSYKPQRVKRRTELLLRKYNVGYREYLNMLIKDKKYLDEFMDKMTINVTEFFRNPEKWWELRDEIIPLIAKNSLRMKFWSAGCSSGEEPYSLAILVNELNLSYKTRILATDIDIGVLGRAQEGVYEERAFVSTPKEYLEKYFEKLPDGRYRIKDSVKKIVEFKRHDLLKDPFEKNFDLIVCRNVVIYFEPEAKNELYRKFAESLKPGGFLFVGNTERIFNYKELGFEIYKPFIYRKVE; from the coding sequence ATGCAGGAGGAAAGATCGGAAAAGAAAATTGGGCCTTTCAAATTTCAATCGAATTTTGAGTGGAAAGAATTTCCTCAGGAGGAATTCGAATGGTTCGTGAAAGAAGCTGAAAAGAGGTTCGGACTGAACCTCTCTTCTTACAAACCGCAGAGGGTGAAGCGCAGAACAGAACTCCTTCTCAGAAAGTACAACGTGGGATATAGAGAGTATTTGAACATGCTCATCAAAGACAAAAAGTACCTCGATGAATTCATGGATAAGATGACGATAAACGTGACGGAGTTCTTCAGAAATCCGGAAAAGTGGTGGGAACTCAGAGACGAAATCATTCCTCTGATTGCAAAAAATTCTCTGAGGATGAAGTTCTGGAGTGCGGGTTGTTCTTCCGGAGAAGAACCGTACTCCCTGGCCATCCTGGTTAACGAACTCAATCTTTCCTATAAAACTCGTATTCTGGCAACAGACATTGACATCGGCGTGCTCGGAAGAGCCCAGGAAGGTGTTTACGAAGAAAGGGCCTTCGTCAGCACTCCAAAGGAATACCTGGAAAAATACTTCGAGAAGTTACCAGATGGAAGGTACAGGATAAAAGATTCTGTGAAGAAAATTGTGGAGTTCAAAAGGCACGATCTTTTGAAGGATCCGTTCGAAAAGAACTTCGATCTGATAGTGTGTCGAAACGTGGTCATTTACTTCGAACCAGAAGCGAAAAATGAGCTCTACAGAAAGTTCGCTGAATCACTGAAACCGGGGGGATTCCTCTTCGTTGGAAACACTGAAAGAATTTTCAATTACAAAGAACTGGGATTTGAGATATACAAACCGTTCATCTACAGAAAGGTGGAGTAA
- a CDS encoding response regulator has product MSKKILLVDDSAVLRKIVSFNLKKEGYEVIEAENGQIALEKLSEFTPDLIVLDIMMPVMDGFTVLKKLQEKENWKRIPVIVLTAKGGEEDESLAFSLGARKVMRKPFSPSQFIEEVKHLLNE; this is encoded by the coding sequence GTGTCTAAAAAGATTCTTCTTGTTGACGATTCAGCGGTTCTGAGAAAAATCGTTTCTTTCAATCTGAAAAAAGAAGGGTACGAAGTGATAGAAGCGGAAAACGGGCAGATAGCCCTAGAAAAGCTCTCGGAGTTCACACCAGACCTGATAGTTCTCGACATAATGATGCCCGTAATGGATGGATTCACCGTTTTGAAAAAACTTCAAGAAAAAGAAAATTGGAAAAGAATCCCGGTGATAGTCCTCACGGCAAAGGGTGGTGAAGAGGACGAATCTCTGGCATTTTCCCTGGGTGCCAGAAAGGTCATGAGAAAGCCGTTCAGCCCCTCCCAATTCATCGAGGAGGTGAAGCATTTACTAAATGAATGA
- the pdxS gene encoding pyridoxal 5'-phosphate synthase lyase subunit PdxS, with translation MEIKKGTWIIKKGFAEMFKGGVIMDVTSAEQAKIAEEAGAVAVMALERVPADIRKEGGVARMASIAKIREIMEAVSIPVMAKVRIGHIAEAKILEELGVDFIDESEVLTPADDRFHINKHEFKVPFVCGARDLGEALRRIAEGAAMIRTKGEAGTGNVVEAVKHMRRMMEQIKQVTKMEDEELVAYGKEIGAPVELLREVKRLGRLPVVNFAAGGVATPADAALMMMLGADGVFVGSGIFKSKDPRKMAKAMVLAVTYWDNPRILLKISEDIGEPMRGLDVEELEVRMQERGW, from the coding sequence ATGGAAATCAAAAAGGGTACCTGGATCATAAAGAAGGGTTTTGCGGAGATGTTCAAAGGCGGTGTCATCATGGACGTCACCTCTGCTGAACAGGCCAAGATCGCAGAAGAAGCGGGAGCCGTTGCGGTAATGGCCCTCGAAAGAGTTCCGGCCGATATCAGAAAAGAGGGCGGAGTCGCCAGAATGGCAAGCATCGCAAAGATCAGGGAAATCATGGAAGCAGTGTCCATCCCTGTGATGGCGAAGGTGAGAATCGGACACATAGCCGAGGCAAAGATACTGGAAGAACTCGGAGTCGATTTCATCGATGAGTCTGAGGTACTCACACCAGCTGACGACAGGTTCCACATCAACAAACACGAATTCAAAGTACCTTTTGTCTGCGGTGCAAGAGATCTTGGAGAGGCTCTCAGAAGAATAGCGGAAGGCGCCGCTATGATCAGAACGAAGGGAGAGGCTGGAACGGGAAACGTCGTGGAAGCGGTGAAGCACATGCGAAGGATGATGGAACAGATAAAACAGGTGACCAAGATGGAAGACGAAGAACTCGTCGCTTACGGAAAAGAAATAGGAGCTCCCGTGGAGCTTCTCAGGGAGGTCAAAAGACTTGGAAGACTTCCCGTCGTGAACTTCGCAGCGGGTGGTGTGGCAACTCCTGCGGATGCGGCTCTCATGATGATGCTCGGAGCAGATGGAGTGTTTGTAGGATCCGGTATCTTCAAATCCAAGGATCCAAGAAAGATGGCGAAAGCCATGGTGCTGGCCGTTACCTACTGGGACAATCCAAGGATACTCCTCAAGATCTCCGAAGACATAGGAGAGCCGATGAGAGGGCTCGATGTCGAAGAACTCGAAGTGAGAATGCAGGAGAGAGGGTGGTAA
- a CDS encoding lysylphosphatidylglycerol synthase transmembrane domain-containing protein yields MAFGFLAVFFIFREVDPAEFSRYFHLKSLLYMFLLCGTFVFSIVIDSLRMKWLYSFVWKEKFPLYDAFFNNYMSFVFSMLTPFYFGGQFFQTYHLSRMGFRSEHNVNVILSRFVEYLISVTVLSILGLVRYRNLLFSNALLTSKLILLAYLISVSFIAVLMVSLINPTLIARLFNVFKRIGWIDRLIKKITKIEDWDTRFLEWTEKLKESVQVLWKSGFMFFDFPLTFISLLVQSFVLYLAIWLTSGKIGFLDVTGLFYFLSLVVFYIPTPGASGGVEAVYQIVFSKILNSSEKTLASILIWRISTYYLPIFIGIAFLLIYRYPKEVAK; encoded by the coding sequence CTGGCTTTTGGATTTCTCGCCGTCTTTTTTATTTTCAGGGAAGTAGATCCCGCTGAATTTTCCAGATATTTTCATTTAAAATCTCTCCTTTACATGTTCCTTCTCTGCGGAACATTCGTTTTTTCTATTGTCATAGACTCTCTCAGAATGAAATGGCTTTATTCGTTCGTATGGAAAGAGAAATTTCCGCTGTACGATGCCTTCTTCAACAATTACATGAGTTTTGTTTTCAGCATGCTCACTCCTTTCTATTTCGGAGGACAGTTTTTTCAGACGTACCACCTTTCAAGGATGGGTTTCAGATCTGAACACAATGTGAACGTGATTCTTTCCAGATTCGTAGAATACCTGATCTCTGTTACTGTTCTTTCGATTCTGGGCCTTGTGAGATACAGAAACCTTCTCTTCTCGAACGCACTTTTGACCTCAAAGTTGATACTTCTCGCGTATCTCATTAGTGTATCGTTCATAGCCGTTTTGATGGTTTCACTGATAAATCCTACTCTCATTGCACGTCTTTTTAACGTTTTCAAGAGAATAGGGTGGATAGATCGACTCATCAAAAAGATCACCAAAATAGAAGATTGGGATACCAGATTCCTGGAATGGACAGAAAAATTGAAAGAAAGCGTTCAAGTACTCTGGAAAAGTGGCTTTATGTTTTTCGATTTTCCTCTCACTTTCATTTCCCTGCTTGTTCAATCTTTTGTTCTCTACCTTGCCATCTGGCTCACATCCGGAAAAATAGGTTTTCTCGACGTCACAGGCCTCTTCTATTTCCTGAGTTTGGTCGTGTTTTACATACCCACTCCTGGAGCGAGTGGAGGAGTGGAAGCGGTTTATCAGATCGTTTTTTCCAAGATTTTGAATTCTTCTGAAAAAACACTCGCCTCCATTCTCATCTGGAGGATTTCTACCTATTATCTTCCGATATTCATCGGTATAGCATTCCTCTTGATTTACCGCTATCCGAAGGAAGTGGCAAAATGA
- a CDS encoding TIGR03936 family radical SAM-associated protein, translating to MKIVLRFKKKGMRRFLSTLESIKLVERSIRRADFPIVFTEGFHPKPKMSFLDAMPVGVVNLAFYVELFVKNISEKHIETLKNILPKDFALESAWIFDGNINELVNSYRFLVISEKPVDLEKTILKKNKKVSFKESLLDFEISSGKKYHIFRYTQKREKLINPLLLAEEGTFFLPICEEAMTGHGPLSSLLERGGTRV from the coding sequence ATGAAGATCGTTCTCAGATTCAAGAAAAAAGGAATGAGGAGATTTCTCTCAACACTTGAGTCTATAAAACTCGTGGAAAGATCCATAAGGAGAGCAGATTTTCCAATCGTTTTCACGGAAGGTTTCCATCCAAAACCGAAGATGAGTTTCCTCGACGCCATGCCGGTGGGTGTGGTGAACCTCGCTTTCTACGTGGAACTCTTTGTGAAAAACATCTCAGAAAAACACATAGAGACTCTGAAAAACATCCTCCCAAAGGATTTCGCTTTAGAAAGCGCATGGATCTTCGATGGAAACATCAACGAACTGGTCAACTCGTATCGTTTCTTAGTGATCTCAGAAAAACCTGTGGATCTGGAGAAGACTATTTTGAAAAAGAACAAAAAAGTTTCGTTCAAAGAGAGTCTTCTGGATTTTGAAATATCGAGTGGAAAAAAGTATCACATCTTCAGGTATACTCAAAAGAGGGAGAAACTGATAAACCCGTTACTCCTTGCAGAAGAAGGAACTTTTTTCTTACCCATATGTGAAGAAGCCATGACCGGGCACGGTCCTCTCTCTTCTCTCCTCGAAAGGGGTGGTACGCGTGTCTAA
- a CDS encoding PP2C family protein-serine/threonine phosphatase produces MNEREICERIAEILNLEHDCSKGIDDLLEILEYEINEYRKSLEEQAMFMEAQIEELSRSYEEISTLLEISEIFGTFEFPLNLQNKLEKVIRLLRNVIKFEGYVVHLEGELTAGDLNREEIEAEIGNPEKTVLIEPGKSEKFSNLLFVPIKGNRYYGYMCFTGKEDGGVFTAGDRKIAEMTARYIASALDRLDFLKKEIERERLEEQLNIARQIQANLLPRKTPEIGFIEADVFSQPAVQVGGDYYDFFVSQEKRFLTVVGDVAGKSVPAALLMSAVRSYLKVLVTTCPDLERLVNRLNSILCEDMTNDRFVTMAFIEISPDGTLNLINAGHNPVYFLHKGELVKIETSAIPIGITEWEYRKHTIHLKPDTFVISYSDGLTEARNEAGEEFGYEKLENILREFKGETPAELLETLRKNVKSFIGDAQQHDDMTIVVLKYKGQQEVE; encoded by the coding sequence ATGAATGAAAGGGAAATTTGCGAAAGAATCGCTGAAATCTTGAATCTTGAACACGACTGTTCGAAAGGAATAGATGATCTTTTGGAGATCCTGGAGTACGAAATAAACGAATATCGAAAAAGCTTAGAAGAACAGGCCATGTTCATGGAAGCTCAAATCGAAGAGCTTTCGCGCTCGTACGAAGAAATATCAACTCTGCTCGAAATCTCGGAGATTTTCGGTACGTTCGAGTTCCCTTTGAACTTGCAGAACAAACTGGAAAAAGTCATTCGACTCCTCAGGAACGTGATAAAATTTGAGGGTTATGTTGTTCATCTGGAAGGTGAGTTGACAGCCGGGGATCTAAACAGAGAAGAAATAGAAGCAGAAATAGGAAATCCAGAGAAGACCGTTCTGATAGAGCCCGGAAAATCTGAGAAGTTTTCAAATCTTCTGTTTGTACCGATAAAAGGAAACAGATACTACGGATACATGTGCTTCACTGGAAAAGAAGACGGAGGAGTTTTCACCGCAGGTGACAGGAAAATAGCTGAGATGACGGCAAGATACATAGCGAGTGCTCTCGACAGACTGGATTTTCTCAAAAAGGAGATAGAGCGAGAAAGACTGGAAGAACAATTGAACATAGCAAGACAGATACAGGCCAATCTTCTTCCCCGGAAAACTCCAGAGATTGGTTTCATAGAAGCGGATGTCTTCTCTCAACCCGCCGTTCAGGTTGGTGGAGACTATTACGATTTCTTTGTGTCACAGGAGAAAAGGTTTCTCACAGTCGTGGGTGATGTGGCAGGAAAGAGTGTACCGGCGGCTCTGCTAATGAGCGCAGTGAGGAGTTATCTGAAAGTGCTGGTCACCACGTGTCCCGATCTGGAAAGACTCGTGAACAGGTTGAACTCCATTCTCTGCGAAGACATGACAAACGACCGCTTTGTAACGATGGCTTTTATAGAGATATCTCCAGATGGAACTTTGAATCTTATAAACGCAGGCCACAATCCAGTTTATTTCCTGCATAAGGGAGAGCTCGTCAAGATTGAAACTTCTGCGATCCCAATCGGTATAACAGAGTGGGAATACAGAAAGCACACCATTCATTTGAAACCAGATACGTTCGTGATATCTTACTCCGACGGATTGACAGAAGCGAGGAACGAAGCCGGTGAAGAATTCGGATACGAAAAGCTGGAAAATATATTGAGGGAATTCAAGGGTGAAACACCCGCTGAATTGCTGGAGACGCTGAGAAAAAACGTTAAGTCGTTTATAGGAGATGCCCAGCAGCACGATGATATGACAATCGTGGTGTTAAAATATAAAGGACAGCAGGAGGTGGAATGA
- a CDS encoding diguanylate cyclase, with protein sequence MKVKIDLEDEKLRERIVKIVQEVGFLINESSDVIITDNLKEQDRWMILVSENVPENIPEGVLDVIDPRLPDFLLRKKFEMVKVYLKFPSGILSYLEDEFEKSKRYGFPLSVIYLFFEDDGTARRVYEILRELLRSSDRFDFLKRNEIMIVLPGTSKEGAERLLKRLKRKFLRLDWTKQPMLEYGVAQVEDWMETVEDLLASLESSLRRL encoded by the coding sequence ATGAAAGTGAAAATCGATCTGGAAGATGAAAAACTTCGTGAACGGATAGTCAAAATCGTTCAAGAGGTGGGATTTCTCATAAATGAATCATCGGATGTAATCATCACCGACAATTTGAAGGAACAGGATCGGTGGATGATTTTGGTTTCAGAGAACGTACCTGAAAATATTCCGGAAGGTGTGCTGGACGTGATCGATCCACGCCTTCCGGACTTTCTGCTAAGAAAAAAATTTGAAATGGTGAAGGTGTACCTGAAATTCCCCTCTGGTATCCTCAGTTATCTCGAAGACGAGTTCGAAAAATCGAAGCGATATGGATTCCCACTTTCTGTTATCTATCTCTTTTTCGAAGATGACGGCACAGCAAGACGCGTCTATGAAATCCTCCGAGAACTTTTGAGGTCTTCTGATAGATTCGATTTCCTGAAGAGAAACGAAATAATGATCGTTCTTCCCGGAACATCGAAAGAAGGCGCGGAAAGACTCCTCAAAAGGTTGAAGAGAAAGTTCCTGAGATTGGATTGGACGAAACAGCCGATGCTTGAGTACGGAGTCGCCCAGGTCGAAGACTGGATGGAAACCGTTGAAGATCTGCTTGCATCCCTCGAATCTTCTTTGAGGAGGTTGTAA
- a CDS encoding nicotinate phosphoribosyltransferase: MKRLSPEVFKVPIDRIRNGYYSDIYFINYVKVLKRDNRHPRVYYQFFPRKDAVICGIDEALAILKFCTGYYKDEEKARELFEEILKLDKEMQAASVEMDVQKILELTQKKWDLRLKLNDLWVDKWDEIEVHALYDGEEAKEGEPIMTIEGDPTYFGYLETVLLGVIARATSTATAVKKVVKAARGKPVLFFSARFDHYWVQATDGYAALKAGAFGVSTDANADYWGVKSMGTMPHALIACYDGKTEDAAIAFDMHMEEDVNRIILVDWDNDVIGTTFKVIEKFYEYVMKKPFKLGVTDPSPIIGPGKNKIWGVRFDTSGNLRDKSVVPKDESSFGVCPELVWRARQEFDKVGLKDLKIVVSGGFDEKKIDLFERLGVPADAYGVGSRLLREKVDITADIVEVNGRHCAKVGRYKIENPRLKKVEKRYWEEE, encoded by the coding sequence GTGAAAAGACTCAGTCCCGAGGTCTTCAAGGTTCCCATCGACCGCATCAGGAACGGTTACTACTCGGACATATACTTCATAAACTATGTGAAGGTCTTGAAAAGGGACAACCGCCATCCACGGGTGTACTATCAGTTCTTTCCGAGGAAAGACGCCGTAATCTGCGGAATTGACGAGGCCCTCGCCATTCTGAAGTTCTGCACGGGATACTACAAAGACGAGGAAAAAGCGAGGGAACTCTTCGAAGAGATCTTGAAATTAGACAAAGAAATGCAGGCTGCTTCAGTTGAAATGGACGTTCAGAAGATTCTGGAGCTCACTCAGAAAAAGTGGGACCTCAGATTGAAACTGAACGATCTTTGGGTAGACAAATGGGATGAGATAGAAGTACACGCCCTCTACGACGGCGAGGAAGCGAAAGAAGGAGAGCCGATAATGACAATAGAGGGAGATCCCACCTATTTCGGGTATCTCGAAACGGTGCTTCTCGGTGTGATCGCAAGAGCCACCAGCACGGCAACGGCCGTCAAGAAAGTGGTGAAGGCAGCGAGAGGAAAACCCGTGCTCTTTTTCAGTGCCCGTTTTGATCACTACTGGGTCCAGGCAACGGACGGCTACGCAGCTCTCAAAGCGGGGGCCTTTGGAGTTTCTACAGACGCGAACGCGGACTACTGGGGTGTCAAATCCATGGGAACGATGCCTCACGCCCTGATAGCCTGCTACGATGGGAAGACCGAGGACGCTGCCATCGCGTTCGATATGCACATGGAGGAAGACGTGAACAGGATCATTCTTGTGGACTGGGACAACGATGTGATAGGAACAACCTTCAAGGTCATCGAAAAGTTCTACGAGTACGTGATGAAAAAGCCGTTCAAACTCGGAGTGACAGATCCTTCACCGATCATAGGTCCTGGAAAGAACAAGATATGGGGTGTGAGGTTCGACACCTCCGGGAATCTAAGAGATAAATCCGTGGTACCAAAGGACGAGTCTTCCTTTGGGGTGTGTCCGGAACTCGTCTGGAGAGCCCGTCAGGAGTTCGACAAAGTGGGGCTCAAGGATCTGAAGATAGTCGTCTCCGGAGGATTCGACGAGAAGAAGATAGATCTCTTCGAAAGACTCGGAGTTCCTGCAGATGCTTATGGTGTTGGATCTCGCCTGCTGAGGGAGAAGGTGGATATCACGGCAGACATCGTTGAAGTCAATGGAAGACACTGCGCAAAGGTGGGAAGGTACAAGATAGAAAACCCCAGACTGAAAAAAGTGGAGAAGCGCTACTGGGAAGAAGAGTGA
- a CDS encoding YebC/PmpR family DNA-binding transcriptional regulator, translating into MSGHNKWANIKHRKMAQDAKKSKIFTKLIREIIVAAREGGGNIETNPRLRAAVEKARAENMPKENIERAIKRGTGELEGVDYQEVIYEGYAPGGVAVYIRALTDNKNRTAQELRHLFNKYGGSLAESGSVSWIFERKGVIEIPRDKVKDLEELMMIAIDAGAEDIKDTEDPIQIITTPENLSEVKSKLEEAGYEVEAKVTFIPKNTMKVTGKDAEKVLEFLNALEDMDDVQEVYSNFEMDDKEMEEILSRLEG; encoded by the coding sequence ATGTCAGGTCACAACAAGTGGGCCAATATTAAACACAGGAAGATGGCCCAGGATGCGAAGAAATCCAAAATTTTCACAAAGCTGATCAGAGAAATCATAGTTGCAGCAAGAGAAGGAGGAGGAAACATAGAAACAAATCCGCGATTGAGAGCGGCAGTTGAAAAAGCACGGGCAGAAAACATGCCCAAAGAAAACATTGAAAGAGCCATAAAGAGAGGAACGGGAGAACTCGAAGGTGTAGATTACCAGGAAGTGATCTACGAAGGATACGCACCCGGAGGAGTCGCCGTGTACATCAGAGCGCTCACAGACAACAAGAACAGAACCGCTCAGGAGCTCAGGCACCTGTTCAACAAATACGGTGGCAGTCTTGCAGAGAGCGGCTCGGTGAGCTGGATATTCGAAAGAAAAGGAGTTATCGAGATCCCAAGAGACAAGGTGAAAGATCTGGAAGAACTCATGATGATCGCTATAGACGCCGGTGCGGAAGACATAAAAGACACAGAAGATCCGATACAGATAATTACAACCCCTGAGAATCTTTCGGAAGTGAAGAGCAAGCTGGAGGAAGCCGGCTATGAGGTGGAAGCAAAGGTAACATTCATTCCAAAGAACACGATGAAAGTCACAGGTAAAGATGCCGAAAAAGTCCTCGAATTTCTCAACGCACTGGAAGATATGGACGACGTGCAGGAAGTGTATTCGAACTTTGAAATGGACGACAAAGAGATGGAGGAGATACTTTCCAGACTGGAAGGATAA
- the lspA gene encoding signal peptidase II — protein sequence MAFVMVLTIVLDQLTKRIASEIHGTFFIVPGFLRFVKATNRGIALGLFKNLSEQLLWTVMFVVVFLSLLPYIFKFSRLERTAMGFILGGALGNLLDRIRFGYVLDFLNLTFLPTIFNLADVFIIVGGALMILGVFRGGDNESLESRKKRRGLETGSVFEGEDTVMDLEITDSKSDKRGQSEGQRSD from the coding sequence ATGGCATTTGTGATGGTTCTCACGATTGTTCTGGATCAGCTTACAAAGCGGATAGCAAGCGAGATACACGGAACCTTCTTCATAGTTCCGGGTTTTTTGAGATTCGTGAAGGCAACCAACCGAGGAATCGCACTCGGGTTGTTTAAAAATCTTTCCGAACAGCTTCTCTGGACCGTGATGTTCGTTGTTGTTTTTCTATCCCTACTTCCTTATATTTTCAAGTTCAGCAGGCTGGAAAGAACAGCCATGGGCTTCATTCTTGGGGGAGCTCTCGGTAACCTTCTCGACAGAATCAGATTCGGATACGTTCTTGATTTCCTGAATCTGACTTTTCTCCCAACGATATTCAATCTTGCAGACGTGTTCATCATAGTCGGAGGAGCACTTATGATACTGGGAGTTTTCAGAGGTGGAGACAATGAAAGTTTGGAGAGTCGAAAAAAGAGAAGAGGGTTGGAGACTGGATCAGTTTTTGAAGGAGAAGACACCGTCATGGATCTCGAGATCACTGATTCAAAAAGCGATAAAAGAGGGCAAAGTGAAGGTCAACGGTCAGATTAA